In Zunongwangia profunda SM-A87, the following proteins share a genomic window:
- a CDS encoding translocation/assembly module TamB domain-containing protein has translation MSKKHPKLRKALRITLRILAGILIFFVLLILFIRSPWGQNIIVNKVVSTIQNKTNTEVEIDRLFITFGGAISLEGLYLEDKKGDTLVYAHNLEANIPIWPIIKGSGFGVNDLDLKGLKANIYREDSISGYNFQFLVDAFAASDTTNTQQTKVQDTTSSSMDISIGDVNLQNIILNYNDQVAGMEAQLKLGELDVAMRKTDLKNMQFEVADASLSNTMIVYRQLKTLPPGEDTETPMPLVVVDRLNLNNVNAKYQSEPGGILADVHIPEFIAEMPKMDLGNYEIQFNNISLKRSNVLLRMQTKTAQSQPQDSIKNDTTGFVWPAWKINVKRIDLAQNNIAYIVDSAKIEQRQFNPNALKFRNLRLKTGNIALADHKLNADINQVSFQEASGLDLREFSTEITLDNSALNVKNLIFALNNNQLQGALKLNYASLERFIEEPEKTSLEASLSEIQLDINEVFRFQPSLQQNQYLKALSRKLLTGSLSAKGELSDIRIPSANISWGSQTNVALNGQIRNATDPDHIYFNIPRFRLNSTKSDLNYFVDENQMGIYLPKTLALSGNLAGTPSDLKADATLKSSLGDIMAKGNFQNTQEIAFQADVKVDSLSLGELLQNPALGKLSLNLKAKGSGNTMNTLDAQLETNISHFSYNDYPITDLKITGDINDGSGDVKSSYRDDNLDADLLANVVLDSVSPEVTVNLDLAGADLAALGIVNRNIRTGFKMRGNFKGNSETYKASAEIKEGVAVYDNQTYLLGNLNASAFVTPDTTSVKVKNKMLNLNLQSNASPVEFSQALQRHYQNYLTEDDLTDTVDNPVNLYLKGTISQAPILNEVLLVNLEELDTVKIDVDFNEKQHKLNADVKVPFAHYYGAAIDSLGITVQSDRKDLDFSFGFNSISAGPLELKKTQLKANLANRILNLNFNSVYDEDTLVNVSSKLSKNDDTFRYEISNKKLILNKNLWQVNESNVLLYDGKSIEFENFRISRENQSMELVNQQNERNLDNITLLFDNFKLAAFLNFLNPEVKLAKGNMNGRFALVEPFGKTGILADLNIEQLESMGVDLGKLSLRGIAKGSEKYRFEMAMKEGAVDMDLTGNYKAADSTANLDMNLDLNKVEMAAVTGFSFGALEEGKGSFNGNIKLNGTVANPEYSGKLNFNDAQFTVSMLNAPFVFKNETLDLDNNGVYFNNFKIGDTKGNSFVVDGELGTESFINPTFDLSFEANDFNVLNSTEEDNDLFYGTASFDAQATLKGDLNLPKLKLKLEVGENTDVTYVVPETELQMQEREGIVVFVNKEAPDNILTQTEEQSYVFSGYDINAELQISEEAIINVILNEQTNDNLQIQGNGDLRFGISPNGRTTLSGKYTITDGHYEMSLYNLVSRRFEIADGSSVSWSGDPFDATLDVRAIYKVETSAYALMAAGVSGRSDNDRDRYRQELPFMVYLNVDGELMQPQLSFGLDMPKDSQGAIGGQVYGRVQQLNSQENQLNKQVFSLLVLNRFYPDAGTDGSNGGTMAIARENISQALSDQLNMFSEKLLGDTGVSLNFGVDSYTDYQGDNGPQQRTDLNVSAQKKLFDDRLIVSVGSQVNIEGSNSGRQETNPLIGNVSLEYLLTEDGRFRLRGFRRNQFENVIDGQLIVSGIALIFTREFNEYRELWKNFLKSEEQEDQPARKEEEEE, from the coding sequence TTGAGTAAGAAGCATCCAAAACTTAGAAAAGCTTTGAGGATTACGCTAAGGATCTTAGCCGGTATCCTTATTTTCTTCGTATTACTTATCCTTTTTATCAGAAGTCCGTGGGGACAAAACATTATTGTAAATAAAGTAGTCTCTACCATACAAAACAAAACCAATACGGAAGTCGAAATCGATCGCTTATTTATCACTTTTGGCGGAGCTATAAGTTTAGAAGGACTTTATTTGGAAGATAAAAAAGGGGATACCTTGGTTTATGCTCACAATCTGGAGGCAAATATTCCCATTTGGCCCATTATTAAAGGTAGTGGTTTTGGAGTAAATGATCTGGATCTTAAAGGGCTTAAAGCTAATATCTACCGTGAAGATTCTATTTCGGGTTATAATTTTCAGTTTTTAGTTGATGCTTTCGCCGCTTCGGACACTACAAATACCCAGCAAACAAAAGTGCAGGATACCACCTCTTCTTCAATGGATATTAGTATTGGGGATGTGAACCTTCAAAATATTATCCTGAATTATAACGATCAGGTAGCCGGAATGGAAGCACAGTTAAAACTGGGAGAACTCGATGTGGCTATGCGAAAAACAGACCTTAAAAATATGCAATTTGAGGTCGCAGATGCCTCCCTAAGCAATACCATGATCGTTTACCGGCAACTAAAAACCTTACCGCCAGGTGAAGATACAGAAACTCCTATGCCTTTGGTGGTGGTAGATCGTTTAAATTTAAATAATGTAAATGCCAAATACCAGTCTGAGCCAGGCGGAATACTGGCCGATGTCCATATTCCTGAATTTATCGCAGAAATGCCCAAAATGGATCTTGGCAATTACGAAATTCAATTTAATAATATAAGTTTAAAAAGATCGAATGTCTTATTAAGAATGCAAACCAAAACGGCGCAATCGCAGCCTCAGGATTCGATTAAAAATGATACTACAGGTTTTGTTTGGCCGGCCTGGAAAATTAACGTTAAACGTATCGATTTAGCGCAGAATAATATTGCTTACATTGTAGATAGTGCTAAAATAGAACAACGTCAATTTAACCCAAACGCTTTAAAGTTTAGAAATCTTCGACTTAAAACAGGAAATATAGCCCTAGCCGATCACAAGCTGAATGCCGATATTAATCAGGTTAGTTTTCAGGAAGCCTCAGGATTGGATCTTCGCGAATTTTCCACGGAAATTACGTTGGATAATTCTGCTTTAAATGTGAAAAATCTCATTTTCGCTCTAAATAACAATCAGCTTCAGGGAGCTTTAAAATTAAACTATGCTTCCTTAGAACGTTTTATAGAAGAACCTGAAAAGACGAGTTTAGAGGCCAGCCTTTCTGAAATTCAGCTAGATATTAATGAAGTTTTCAGGTTTCAGCCCTCGCTTCAACAAAATCAATATTTAAAGGCATTAAGCCGTAAATTGCTTACCGGAAGTTTAAGTGCAAAAGGAGAACTTTCAGATATTCGTATCCCTTCAGCAAATATTTCCTGGGGGAGTCAAACAAATGTAGCCTTGAACGGTCAAATTCGAAATGCGACAGATCCCGATCATATTTATTTTAATATTCCGCGTTTTAGACTTAATTCTACAAAATCTGATCTTAATTATTTTGTTGACGAAAATCAGATGGGAATTTATTTACCTAAAACCCTTGCTTTATCAGGGAACCTGGCGGGAACCCCAAGTGATCTTAAAGCAGATGCCACTTTAAAATCAAGCCTTGGCGACATTATGGCCAAAGGGAATTTTCAAAATACTCAGGAAATCGCTTTCCAGGCAGATGTAAAAGTAGATAGTCTAAGCCTGGGAGAATTATTACAAAATCCTGCTTTAGGCAAATTAAGCCTTAACTTAAAGGCAAAGGGAAGTGGTAATACAATGAATACGCTAGATGCACAACTAGAAACCAATATTAGTCATTTTAGCTACAATGATTATCCCATAACAGATTTGAAAATTACCGGTGATATTAACGATGGTAGTGGTGATGTGAAAAGCAGTTACAGGGATGATAATCTGGATGCTGATTTATTAGCAAATGTGGTTTTAGATTCAGTTTCGCCAGAGGTTACTGTAAATCTGGATCTTGCTGGGGCAGATCTGGCCGCACTGGGGATTGTAAACAGGAATATACGAACCGGATTTAAAATGCGTGGCAATTTTAAAGGAAATAGCGAAACGTATAAAGCTTCTGCCGAGATTAAAGAAGGTGTGGCGGTTTATGATAACCAAACCTATTTATTAGGAAACCTGAATGCATCAGCTTTTGTGACTCCAGATACGACTTCTGTAAAGGTGAAAAATAAAATGCTGAATCTAAACCTGCAATCTAATGCAAGTCCGGTAGAATTTAGTCAGGCATTACAAAGACATTATCAAAATTATCTTACCGAAGACGACTTAACCGATACGGTCGATAATCCGGTAAATTTGTATTTAAAAGGAACTATAAGTCAGGCACCAATCCTTAACGAAGTTCTACTGGTAAATTTAGAGGAATTGGATACCGTTAAGATCGATGTAGATTTTAACGAAAAACAGCATAAATTAAATGCAGATGTTAAGGTACCATTTGCCCACTATTATGGTGCAGCAATCGATAGTCTGGGAATTACTGTACAATCAGACCGTAAGGATCTTGACTTTAGCTTTGGTTTTAATTCGATTAGTGCAGGCCCGTTGGAATTAAAGAAAACGCAGTTAAAAGCTAACCTTGCCAACCGTATACTCAATTTAAACTTTAATTCGGTGTACGACGAGGATACCCTGGTCAATGTATCTTCAAAATTGTCAAAAAACGACGATACATTTAGATACGAGATTAGTAATAAAAAACTAATCCTGAATAAAAATTTGTGGCAGGTAAACGAAAGTAATGTGCTTTTATATGACGGTAAATCCATTGAGTTCGAAAATTTCAGGATTTCGAGGGAAAACCAATCTATGGAACTGGTAAATCAGCAAAATGAGCGAAATTTAGACAATATCACCTTGCTTTTTGATAACTTTAAATTGGCTGCCTTTTTAAACTTCCTTAATCCAGAAGTAAAATTGGCAAAAGGAAATATGAATGGCCGTTTTGCGCTGGTAGAGCCTTTTGGTAAAACGGGTATTTTGGCCGATTTAAATATTGAACAGCTGGAATCGATGGGTGTAGATCTTGGAAAATTATCACTACGCGGAATTGCAAAAGGATCTGAAAAATACCGTTTTGAAATGGCAATGAAAGAGGGGGCGGTAGATATGGACTTGACAGGTAATTATAAAGCGGCAGATTCTACCGCAAATCTGGATATGAACCTTGATCTTAATAAAGTAGAAATGGCAGCGGTAACAGGTTTTTCATTTGGTGCATTAGAAGAGGGTAAAGGTTCTTTTAATGGAAATATAAAACTAAATGGTACGGTTGCAAATCCTGAATATTCCGGGAAACTAAATTTCAATGATGCTCAATTTACGGTTTCGATGCTTAATGCCCCCTTTGTTTTTAAAAATGAAACCCTAGATTTGGATAATAATGGCGTTTATTTTAATAATTTCAAGATAGGCGATACCAAAGGCAATTCTTTTGTGGTTGATGGCGAGTTAGGTACCGAGAGTTTTATTAATCCAACCTTCGATCTTAGTTTTGAAGCAAACGACTTTAATGTCCTTAACTCTACCGAAGAGGATAACGACCTGTTTTATGGAACAGCGAGTTTTGATGCACAGGCAACTTTAAAAGGCGACCTCAACTTACCCAAACTAAAGCTTAAACTTGAAGTGGGTGAAAATACCGATGTAACTTATGTAGTTCCTGAAACCGAACTGCAAATGCAGGAAAGAGAAGGGATCGTAGTTTTTGTAAATAAAGAAGCCCCAGATAATATTCTTACCCAAACCGAAGAGCAATCTTACGTTTTTAGTGGTTATGATATCAATGCTGAATTGCAAATTAGTGAGGAAGCGATTATAAATGTCATTCTAAACGAACAAACAAACGATAATCTTCAAATTCAGGGAAATGGAGATTTACGTTTTGGTATTTCTCCAAATGGTCGAACAACACTTAGCGGAAAATATACTATTACCGATGGTCATTATGAAATGAGTCTTTATAACTTGGTAAGCCGTAGATTTGAAATTGCCGATGGTAGCTCGGTAAGTTGGAGTGGAGACCCTTTTGATGCTACTTTAGATGTAAGGGCGATTTATAAAGTAGAAACTTCAGCTTATGCCCTTATGGCTGCCGGTGTTTCCGGTCGTAGCGATAATGATCGGGACAGGTATAGACAGGAATTACCATTTATGGTGTACCTAAACGTAGATGGAGAATTAATGCAACCTCAACTAAGTTTTGGCTTAGATATGCCAAAAGATTCACAAGGAGCTATTGGAGGCCAGGTTTACGGCAGGGTACAGCAATTAAACAGTCAGGAAAATCAATTAAATAAACAGGTATTCAGTTTACTGGTGCTAAACAGGTTTTATCCAGATGCAGGTACTGATGGTAGTAATGGCGGGACGATGGCTATTGCACGGGAAAACATTAGTCAGGCGCTATCAGATCAGTTAAACATGTTTTCTGAAAAATTGCTGGGGGATACAGGTGTCTCACTTAATTTTGGAGTAGATAGTTATACCGATTACCAGGGCGATAATGGCCCGCAACAGCGAACAGATCTTAATGTGAGCGCCCAAAAGAAACTTTTTGATGATCGATTGATCGTTAGCGTAGGAAGTCAGGTAAATATTGAAGGCAGTAATAGCGGAAGGCAGGAAACCAATCCGTTGATTGGTAATGTGAGTTTAGAATATCTGCTTACAGAAGACGGAAGATTTAGGCTTAGGGGATTCCGAAGAAATCAATTTGAAAATGTTATCGACGGTCAACTTATCGTTAGTGGTATTGCACTTATATTTACAAGGGAATTTAACGAATATCGAGAACTGTGGAAGAACTTTTTGAAGTCTGAAGAGCAAGAAGACCAACCAGCCAGAAAAGAAGAAGAGGAAGAATGA
- the tamL gene encoding translocation and assembly module lipoprotein TamL, which translates to MKIRNYSIIFLCALGLINACSVDKYIPEDEYLYRGADITLIPDTTSIEDLDNIKLELQNVLVPKPNSKFLGAYPGLYFYYKAQREKPGFINKFLNKKIGEEPVYLSDVEIGNTQDLIINRLENRGFFYSRVSADVNTNDKKKTATAAYDVGVTTPYKMEKYQLVEDSLFIYDDIKPMVEESKFFKDMRFDLANMKNERERLDRALKEKGYYNFNSGFLLFQADTNQYDNKRFDLYLKVKKDVPDKAIIPYKISKVNIYPNSGIKRDSLEKDKVRFNNKNFLQEQDSIFFLPKRLDPFVLIEEGDYYSPDISRATSRRLGSIGAYKFINIDYQEVDTLANDSVGALEANIYLSPLNKRAIRAELQGVTKSNNFAGPSLAVSLTNRNLFKGGEILNIQARLGYEVQVASGNNTGLNSIQLGLGSDLIFPRLLFPWQFNEDFFEYDIPKTKISLNADYLRRSQLFALGSASATFGYIWNANRYVTHSFDPVAITYVDLINTTPEFEDILKKNSYLQSSFNQQFIVGSLYSFTYNGMVDQNDTHQFFVNTNLDIAGNLLDLISGNSEEDPQTVFNLEYAQYAKADVDFRYHLNLGGGKKLATRLFAGYGMPYGNSKIMPFTKQYFSGGPYSVRAFRIRQLGPGTYNPDNVPEEEDDPGLMNTDYFDRAGNIRLEANIEYRFPLFPPYVNGAVFADAGNVWTSTEEDSLPGGKFSSNFMNELGIGTGVGVRVDIQGFVIRFDLAAPMHDPSLPQGERWTYDFGSPIFNFAIGYPF; encoded by the coding sequence ATGAAAATAAGAAATTACAGCATTATATTTTTATGTGCTTTAGGTTTGATTAATGCCTGTAGCGTAGATAAATATATTCCTGAAGACGAATATCTTTATCGGGGTGCGGATATTACGTTAATACCCGATACCACTTCTATAGAAGATTTGGATAATATAAAGTTAGAACTTCAGAATGTACTTGTTCCTAAACCAAATTCTAAATTTTTAGGGGCCTATCCCGGTTTATATTTTTATTACAAAGCTCAACGGGAAAAACCCGGTTTCATCAACAAATTTTTAAATAAAAAAATAGGTGAAGAGCCAGTTTATTTAAGTGACGTGGAAATTGGCAATACCCAGGATTTAATCATAAACAGGTTAGAAAATCGAGGTTTTTTTTATAGCCGGGTGAGTGCAGATGTAAACACTAATGATAAAAAAAAGACGGCAACGGCTGCTTACGATGTAGGGGTAACCACACCTTATAAAATGGAAAAATATCAGCTGGTTGAAGATAGTCTCTTTATTTATGACGACATAAAACCCATGGTAGAAGAAAGCAAGTTCTTTAAAGATATGCGCTTTGATCTGGCTAATATGAAAAATGAGCGGGAACGCTTAGATAGAGCACTTAAAGAAAAAGGCTACTATAATTTTAATTCAGGATTTTTGCTTTTTCAGGCAGATACTAATCAATACGACAATAAACGTTTTGATCTTTACTTAAAAGTAAAAAAAGATGTACCAGATAAAGCTATAATTCCCTATAAAATTTCAAAAGTAAATATTTATCCCAATAGCGGTATAAAGCGGGATTCTTTAGAGAAAGATAAAGTACGTTTTAATAATAAAAATTTTCTTCAGGAGCAGGATAGTATATTTTTTTTACCAAAACGTTTAGACCCATTTGTTTTGATTGAAGAAGGCGACTATTACAGTCCCGATATTTCCAGGGCGACCAGTAGACGTTTAGGATCTATTGGCGCTTATAAATTTATCAATATCGATTATCAGGAAGTTGATACTTTAGCCAATGACAGTGTAGGTGCGTTAGAGGCTAATATTTATTTATCTCCATTAAACAAGCGAGCGATCAGGGCCGAGTTACAGGGCGTAACAAAATCTAATAATTTCGCGGGGCCAAGTCTAGCCGTTTCTTTAACCAACAGAAATTTATTTAAAGGAGGTGAGATTTTAAATATTCAGGCCAGGCTTGGTTACGAAGTTCAGGTGGCGAGTGGTAATAATACCGGTTTAAACAGTATTCAGCTGGGACTTGGGAGTGATCTGATTTTTCCCAGATTATTATTTCCATGGCAGTTTAATGAAGACTTTTTTGAATATGATATACCAAAAACAAAAATCAGTTTAAATGCCGATTACTTAAGACGTAGTCAGCTTTTTGCTTTGGGATCTGCTTCTGCGACTTTTGGCTACATCTGGAATGCTAATCGTTATGTAACCCATTCTTTTGATCCTGTAGCTATAACCTATGTAGATTTAATCAATACTACTCCCGAGTTCGAGGATATCTTGAAAAAGAACTCCTATTTACAAAGCAGTTTTAATCAGCAGTTTATTGTAGGATCATTATACAGTTTTACGTATAACGGAATGGTGGATCAAAACGATACCCATCAGTTTTTTGTTAATACTAATTTGGATATTGCCGGAAATTTGTTGGATTTGATCAGTGGTAATTCTGAGGAAGATCCGCAAACTGTTTTTAATTTAGAATATGCGCAATATGCGAAGGCCGATGTTGATTTTAGATATCACTTAAACCTGGGCGGAGGTAAAAAATTGGCTACCCGGCTTTTTGCCGGCTATGGAATGCCTTACGGGAATTCGAAGATTATGCCGTTTACCAAGCAATATTTTTCTGGGGGGCCATATAGTGTACGAGCATTTAGAATTCGACAACTAGGGCCGGGAACCTATAATCCCGATAACGTACCGGAAGAAGAGGATGATCCTGGTCTGATGAATACCGATTATTTTGATCGTGCCGGGAATATTCGATTGGAAGCCAATATCGAATATCGCTTCCCGCTTTTCCCTCCTTATGTGAACGGTGCTGTTTTTGCCGACGCAGGTAATGTATGGACTTCTACTGAAGAAGATAGCTTACCGGGAGGAAAGTTCAGTTCTAATTTCATGAACGAACTGGGAATTGGTACCGGAGTAGGTGTACGTGTGGACATTCAGGGATTTGTGATTCGTTTTGATCTTGCGGCACCAATGCACGATCCATCTTTACCGCAAGGAGAACGCTGGACATATGATTTTGGCAGTCCTATTTTTAATTTCGCGATTGGATATCCATTTTAG
- the upp gene encoding uracil phosphoribosyltransferase yields MHVHHLLNNNSIANKFIAQLRDVNVQQDRMRFRRNIERLGEILSYELSSKLQYTTKEITSPLGTSKVEVPTNDIVICSILRAGLPLHNGILNYFDDAENSFISAYRHHPNDDDEFEIKVEYLASPSLNGKTLILADPMLATGRSFVNVMQALKQMGTPKEIHLVAIIGAEEGLKLLDDEFPQNTHLWIAAIDQKLDYRGYIVPGLGDAGDLCFGTKKQH; encoded by the coding sequence ATGCACGTTCATCATTTACTAAATAATAACTCTATTGCCAATAAGTTTATTGCCCAACTTCGGGATGTCAATGTTCAGCAGGATCGTATGCGCTTCCGCAGAAATATAGAGCGCTTAGGAGAAATACTAAGTTATGAACTAAGCAGTAAATTACAATATACTACCAAAGAAATTACTAGCCCATTAGGCACTTCTAAAGTTGAAGTCCCTACTAACGACATTGTAATCTGTTCGATTCTTCGTGCCGGCTTACCCTTACATAACGGAATTCTAAATTATTTTGATGATGCTGAAAATTCATTTATTTCGGCTTATAGACATCATCCTAATGATGATGACGAATTTGAAATAAAAGTAGAATATCTGGCCTCCCCCTCCTTAAACGGAAAAACGCTGATCCTTGCCGATCCCATGCTCGCTACCGGCCGTTCATTCGTGAATGTAATGCAAGCTTTAAAACAAATGGGAACTCCAAAAGAAATTCACTTAGTAGCGATCATTGGTGCTGAGGAAGGACTAAAACTTCTTGATGACGAATTTCCGCAAAATACGCATTTATGGATTGCTGCTATAGACCAGAAGTTAGATTACAGGGGCTACATTGTTCCCGGACTTGGTGATGCCGGTGATCTATGCTTCGGAACAAAAAAACAGCATTGA
- a CDS encoding OmpA/MotB family protein yields the protein MRRSLAVTVFSTALLASCVSKKKYVALEGELDNTKSTLQKTRVEKEEIEEKYAAIEARVADYNAKINSLRSSNDEKLEMNDVTAMSNKTKDRMRKTIAKMDASELEGVETLEDSINAAISYNLKNEITEGKDGDDVDITVDKTVVMINVSDKLLFRSGSYRLSNDAQPLLKKLAEVINSEPSMEVMVEGHTDNRTMVEDSWLEDNWDLSVRRATAVVRQLQDKYDVDGAKLIAAGRSSYSPLVENTSKDNMAKNRRTRIVVIPNLDKFFAMLDSEGEI from the coding sequence ATGAGAAGAAGTTTAGCTGTAACAGTTTTTTCAACGGCCCTATTGGCCTCATGTGTTTCTAAAAAGAAATATGTAGCATTAGAGGGTGAGCTTGACAATACCAAAAGTACCCTTCAAAAAACCAGAGTAGAAAAAGAAGAAATTGAAGAAAAATATGCTGCCATCGAAGCACGAGTTGCAGATTACAATGCGAAAATTAACTCGCTTAGATCATCTAACGATGAAAAATTAGAAATGAATGATGTAACTGCTATGTCTAATAAGACGAAAGATCGCATGAGAAAAACCATTGCTAAAATGGATGCATCTGAGCTTGAAGGGGTAGAAACATTAGAGGATTCTATTAACGCGGCCATTTCTTATAATCTTAAAAATGAGATTACGGAAGGTAAGGACGGTGACGATGTAGATATCACCGTAGATAAAACAGTAGTGATGATTAATGTATCAGATAAATTATTATTTAGAAGCGGTAGCTACAGGTTATCGAATGATGCACAACCACTACTTAAAAAGCTTGCTGAAGTAATTAATAGCGAACCCTCTATGGAGGTTATGGTAGAAGGTCATACCGATAATCGTACAATGGTTGAAGATTCATGGTTAGAAGATAACTGGGACCTTAGTGTACGAAGAGCAACGGCCGTTGTTAGACAATTACAGGATAAGTATGATGTAGACGGAGCTAAACTTATCGCTGCCGGTAGAAGTAGCTATTCCCCATTAGTTGAAAACACTTCTAAAGACAATATGGCCAAGAATAGAAGAACAAGAATTGTTGTTATACCTAATCTTGATAAATTCTTTGCAATGTTAGATTCTGAAGGAGAAATATAA